Within Sphingomonas morindae, the genomic segment TGACGGGAGCCGCCGTCACCTCGCCCGCGCGGCCCGCCGGGCGCCCGGCCTTGGCGGCGGCGCGCTGGCGCGGCGTGATCGCCTGTTTCACCGCGCGCATCTCGGTGCGGGGGCTGGAGAAATGGATCTTGGGGCGGACGCCCTCCGGCCAGGTGGCGAGGAACCGCTCCAGCGTGTCGCGCAGCGCCAGTCCTTCAGGATTGAGGCACCAGAAATGCTGATAGTCGAACACCAGCCGCACGCCGGTCCGATCATGGAGCCAGAGCGCGTCGGCGGCGGAGAAGCGGAGATCGTCATTCTCCAGCACCAGCCGTCGCTGCACATGATCCGGGCATTGTTCCCAGCCGCGGATCCAGCGCTCACGGCTGGCGGCATGATCGTCGTACACGCCGCCGACATGGGTGATGACCACCGCCTCCGCGTCGCAGCCCATCCGGTCCAGCATCTCGGACTGGCTGGCGAGATCGAGGATCGATTTCGCGGTGAGATCGGGATCCGGGCTGTTGAGCAGCACATATTGCGAGGGATGGAAGGACAGGCGGATGCCATAGGCGCGCGCCTTGGCGCCGAAGGCGCGGAGCTCGGCATCGCTTTCCGCGACCATGGCGTGGAATTGCGGCAGATCGGGATGGGTGGCGTAGGGTGCGAGATCGGAGGAGAGGCGGTACATCTCGATCCGCGTCTCGCGCAGATAGTCGAGGATCGCGTCGACCTGCTCGAGCGAGCAGCGCAGGTGCGGATTTTTCTGCCAGCGCCGTGTGTCGTTGGACTTGAAGCCG encodes:
- the uvsE gene encoding UV DNA damage repair endonuclease UvsE, with translation MTDIAHPLRLGFPVKVMGRPGFKSNDTRRWQKNPHLRCSLEQVDAILDYLRETRIEMYRLSSDLAPYATHPDLPQFHAMVAESDAELRAFGAKARAYGIRLSFHPSQYVLLNSPDPDLTAKSILDLASQSEMLDRMGCDAEAVVITHVGGVYDDHAASRERWIRGWEQCPDHVQRRLVLENDDLRFSAADALWLHDRTGVRLVFDYQHFWCLNPEGLALRDTLERFLATWPEGVRPKIHFSSPRTEMRAVKQAITPRQRAAAKAGRPAGRAGEVTAAPVKPGARVKTVLRPPIWTGHADFTNPFEFATFMRTAQDLAFDVMLEGKAKDISLLKLRGDLLRFAPDVAARFGITAEDAAEAEGAEADAPLAAPEQEADVDEGAALAF